One Rhodococcus sp. P1Y DNA window includes the following coding sequences:
- the acs gene encoding acetate--CoA ligase, with translation MTTSTSGAHESVADSYPPSAEFTAQANATAGLYDEAEQDRLAFWAEQARRLHWHTPFTEVLDWSDAPVAKWFGDGELNVAYNCVDRHVVDGHGDQVAIHWEGEPGDSRDVTYSDLLAEVSQAANTLTELGLVSGDRVAIYMPMIPEAIVSILACARLGLTHSVVFAGFSATALRSRIDDAEAKLVITTDGQWRRGKPAPIKATVDEAVDGAASIEHVLVVKRTDSEVTWTEGRDLWWHETVAQASKEHEAQPFPAEHPLFILYTSGTTGKPKGIIHTSGGYLTQTSYTHHNVFDHKPGKDVYWCTADIGWVTGHSYIVYGPLSNRATQVVYEGTPNSPDEHRHWNVIEKYKVSIYYTSPTLVRTFMKWGKEIPEAHDLSSIRLLGSVGEPINPEAWRWFRDVVGGGTAPIVDTWWQTETGAIMISPLPGVTATKPGSAMTPLPGISAKIVDDDAKPLGNGGNGYLVLDQPWPSMLRGIWGDMERYKDTYWSRYAEEGWYFAGDGAKYDDDGALWVLGRVDDVMNISGHRISTSEVESALVSHHGVAEAAVVGAADETTGQGIVAFVILRAGVENTGDALIKELKDQVSKEISPIAKPREISIVPELPKTRSGKIMRRLLRDVAEGRELGDVSTLVDPKVFESIKKGR, from the coding sequence ATGACGACCAGTACCTCCGGAGCCCACGAGAGCGTTGCGGATTCCTACCCGCCCTCCGCGGAGTTCACGGCGCAGGCCAACGCGACCGCCGGTCTCTACGACGAAGCCGAACAGGACCGCCTGGCGTTCTGGGCAGAGCAGGCTCGCAGGCTGCACTGGCACACCCCGTTCACCGAGGTCCTCGACTGGTCGGACGCACCCGTCGCCAAGTGGTTCGGCGACGGAGAACTCAACGTCGCCTACAACTGCGTGGATCGCCATGTCGTCGACGGTCACGGTGATCAGGTCGCCATCCATTGGGAAGGCGAACCCGGCGACAGCCGCGACGTCACCTACTCCGACCTGCTCGCCGAAGTCAGCCAGGCCGCCAACACCCTCACCGAACTTGGCCTCGTCTCCGGCGACCGCGTAGCGATCTACATGCCGATGATCCCCGAGGCCATCGTCTCGATCCTGGCCTGCGCACGCCTGGGACTGACCCACTCCGTCGTCTTCGCAGGCTTCTCCGCCACCGCACTGCGCTCACGCATCGACGACGCCGAAGCCAAACTCGTCATCACCACCGACGGCCAGTGGCGACGCGGCAAGCCTGCTCCCATCAAGGCCACCGTCGACGAAGCTGTCGACGGGGCAGCCTCCATCGAACACGTTCTGGTGGTCAAGCGCACCGATTCCGAGGTCACGTGGACCGAAGGCCGCGACCTGTGGTGGCACGAGACCGTCGCCCAGGCGTCGAAAGAGCATGAAGCGCAGCCGTTCCCGGCCGAGCATCCTCTGTTCATCCTCTACACATCCGGTACGACGGGTAAGCCCAAGGGCATCATCCACACCTCGGGCGGCTATCTGACCCAGACGTCGTACACCCATCACAACGTCTTCGACCACAAGCCGGGCAAGGACGTCTACTGGTGCACCGCCGACATCGGCTGGGTGACAGGGCATTCCTATATCGTCTACGGACCGCTGTCGAACCGCGCGACTCAGGTGGTCTACGAGGGAACCCCGAATTCTCCTGACGAGCACCGCCATTGGAACGTCATCGAGAAGTACAAGGTATCGATCTACTACACCTCCCCCACCCTGGTTCGTACGTTCATGAAGTGGGGCAAGGAGATTCCCGAGGCACACGACCTGTCCTCGATCCGTCTGCTCGGCTCGGTCGGTGAGCCGATCAACCCCGAGGCGTGGCGCTGGTTCCGCGACGTCGTCGGCGGCGGCACGGCACCGATAGTCGACACGTGGTGGCAGACCGAAACCGGCGCGATCATGATCTCCCCGCTCCCCGGCGTCACCGCCACCAAGCCCGGCTCGGCCATGACCCCGCTACCAGGCATCTCGGCGAAGATCGTCGACGACGACGCCAAGCCGCTCGGAAACGGCGGAAACGGCTACCTCGTCCTCGACCAGCCGTGGCCGTCGATGCTCCGCGGCATCTGGGGTGACATGGAGCGATACAAGGACACCTACTGGTCCCGGTACGCCGAAGAGGGCTGGTACTTCGCCGGTGACGGCGCCAAGTACGACGACGACGGCGCCCTGTGGGTACTCGGACGCGTCGACGACGTCATGAACATCTCCGGCCACCGCATCTCCACGAGCGAGGTCGAATCCGCACTGGTGAGCCACCACGGCGTCGCCGAAGCAGCGGTCGTGGGCGCCGCGGACGAGACCACCGGGCAGGGCATCGTCGCGTTCGTCATCCTGCGCGCGGGAGTGGAGAACACTGGCGACGCACTGATCAAGGAACTCAAAGATCAAGTGTCGAAGGAGATCTCACCGATCGCCAAGCCACGAGAAATCTCCATCGTCCCCGAACTCCCGAAGACCCGCTCCGGCAAGATCATGCGTCGCCTACTGCGCGACGTAGCCGAGGGCCGCGAACTCGGTGACGTCTCCACCCTCGTCGACCCGAAGGTGTTCGAGTCGATCAAGAAGGGCCGCTAG
- a CDS encoding peptide ABC transporter substrate-binding protein: MRRTRIATAAIAVVVGAALVTACSSSDSSSGGGSGDGSAIINAWSGEPQNPLVPTNTSENTGGRVVDSIFAGLVSYTPEGGVENEVAESIDTTDGQNYTVTLKDGWTFTDGTPVTSNSFVDAWNYGALSTNAQLQGSFFDPIAGYDEVAAENPTVQTMSGLKVVDDKTFTIELKQPEAAFPDRLGFAAYYPLPEVAYTDIAAFGENPIGNGPYKFAQEGAWQHNVKIDLVTNPDYDGNRKPANGGISFILYSNLDTAYTDLLSNNVDVLDNVPSSAVTTFETDLPGRTVNQPSASIETFTIPSRLAHFGGEEGVLRRQAISKAINRDQITEQIFNNTRTPAKDYTSPAIEGWTDSLENETNVEYDPDAAKALWAQADAIAPWTGTFAIAYNSDGGHQEWVDAVTNSIRNTLGIEAQGAPYPTFAQLRTEATNRTIPTAFRSGWQGDYPQQYGFLAQNYQTGGSSNDGDYSNPEFDRLLRESASETDKDKAQELVNQAQAILLNDLPAVPNWYRNAASGWSENVTNVKIGWDGIPIYNEIEKN; this comes from the coding sequence TTGCGTAGAACACGCATTGCGACAGCTGCGATAGCAGTTGTCGTAGGAGCGGCGCTGGTCACGGCGTGCTCATCGAGTGACTCGTCCAGCGGAGGTGGATCCGGAGACGGCTCCGCCATCATCAACGCCTGGAGCGGCGAGCCCCAGAATCCGCTCGTTCCGACGAACACCAGCGAGAACACCGGTGGACGAGTCGTCGACTCGATCTTCGCAGGCTTGGTCTCGTACACCCCGGAGGGCGGTGTCGAGAACGAGGTCGCCGAGTCCATCGACACCACCGACGGCCAGAACTACACCGTCACCCTGAAGGACGGCTGGACGTTCACCGACGGCACCCCCGTCACGTCCAACTCGTTCGTCGACGCCTGGAACTACGGCGCTCTCTCGACCAACGCGCAGCTGCAGGGTTCGTTCTTCGATCCGATTGCCGGCTACGACGAGGTTGCAGCCGAGAACCCGACGGTTCAGACGATGTCCGGTCTGAAGGTGGTCGACGACAAGACGTTCACCATCGAGCTCAAGCAGCCCGAGGCAGCGTTCCCCGATCGTCTCGGCTTCGCCGCGTACTACCCGCTGCCCGAGGTCGCCTACACCGATATCGCTGCATTCGGCGAGAACCCGATCGGCAACGGCCCGTACAAGTTCGCCCAGGAGGGCGCTTGGCAGCACAACGTGAAGATCGATCTGGTCACCAACCCGGATTACGACGGAAACCGTAAGCCGGCCAACGGTGGTATCAGCTTCATCCTCTACAGCAACCTCGACACCGCGTACACGGATCTGCTGTCGAACAACGTCGACGTTCTCGACAACGTTCCGTCCTCGGCCGTGACCACCTTCGAGACCGATCTGCCCGGACGCACGGTCAACCAGCCGTCTGCCAGCATCGAGACCTTCACCATCCCGTCGCGCCTCGCGCACTTCGGCGGCGAAGAAGGCGTGCTGCGTCGTCAGGCGATCTCCAAGGCGATCAACCGCGACCAGATCACCGAGCAGATCTTCAACAACACTCGTACCCCGGCCAAGGACTACACCAGCCCCGCTATCGAAGGCTGGACGGACTCGCTCGAGAACGAGACCAACGTCGAGTACGACCCCGATGCCGCAAAGGCCCTCTGGGCTCAGGCAGACGCCATCGCACCGTGGACGGGCACGTTCGCCATCGCCTACAACTCCGATGGCGGACACCAGGAATGGGTCGACGCAGTCACCAACAGCATTCGCAATACGCTCGGCATCGAGGCGCAGGGCGCTCCGTACCCGACGTTCGCGCAGCTGCGTACCGAGGCCACCAACCGCACCATCCCGACGGCGTTCCGTTCGGGCTGGCAGGGTGACTACCCGCAGCAGTATGGCTTCCTGGCGCAGAACTACCAGACCGGCGGCAGCTCCAACGACGGTGACTACTCCAACCCCGAGTTCGACCGACTGCTCCGCGAATCCGCGAGTGAGACCGACAAGGACAAAGCGCAGGAGCTGGTCAACCAGGCTCAGGCGATCCTTCTCAACGACCTTCCGGCAGTACCGAACTGGTACCGCAACGCAGCAAGCGGTTGGTCCGAGAACGTCACCAACGTGAAGATCGGCTGGGACGGAATCCCGATCTACAACGAGATCGAGAAGAACTGA
- a CDS encoding MFS transporter, whose translation MSTTSAVPGDGSTAPAPEVPRSRIVVASMVGTSIEFFDFYIYATAAVLVFPKLFFPAGNDTTALLASFATFGLAFIARPIGSILFGHFGDRIGRKATLVGSLLTMGVATFLIGLLPTYDSVGLLAPALLAVMRFTQGVGLGGEWSGAALLATETAKPGKRAWAAMYPQLGAPIGFFFANGIFLLIVTITGYDAANSGTDHAFLSWGWRIPFLLSAVMVIIGLYVRLKLEETPVFKLAVERGQKVKTPLAEVFRTSWRQLIIGTFVMLATYTLFYIMTTWVVSYGTGKVSDVNGPKITIAYTEFLELQLIAVLFFAALIPVAGRLADKYGRRPTLIVITSAIVVFGLSFNWFAAPESASAGRMLVFMCVGLGLMGLTFGPMSAVLPELFPTNVRYTGSGISYNTSSILGAAVAPFIATWLVSSYGVGWVGVYLAIVAALTLAALIVMKETRDQQLENV comes from the coding sequence GTGAGTACTACCTCGGCCGTCCCAGGAGACGGCTCAACTGCACCGGCGCCGGAGGTACCACGGTCTCGCATCGTCGTCGCTTCCATGGTCGGCACGTCGATCGAATTCTTCGACTTCTACATCTACGCGACGGCCGCGGTTCTCGTCTTCCCGAAGCTGTTCTTTCCGGCAGGCAACGACACGACGGCGCTGCTGGCGTCGTTCGCGACGTTCGGTCTCGCGTTCATCGCGCGTCCCATCGGATCGATTCTGTTCGGCCATTTCGGCGACCGAATCGGACGCAAGGCGACACTCGTGGGCTCGTTGCTGACGATGGGCGTCGCAACCTTCTTGATCGGCCTGTTGCCCACGTACGACTCGGTGGGACTGCTGGCGCCTGCACTGTTGGCGGTCATGCGCTTCACCCAGGGCGTCGGTCTCGGCGGTGAGTGGAGTGGAGCAGCATTGCTGGCCACCGAAACCGCGAAGCCAGGAAAGCGTGCGTGGGCGGCGATGTATCCGCAGCTCGGCGCCCCCATCGGCTTCTTCTTCGCCAACGGCATCTTCCTGCTGATCGTCACGATCACCGGTTACGACGCCGCCAACTCCGGCACCGATCATGCGTTCCTCAGCTGGGGTTGGCGCATCCCGTTCCTGCTGAGCGCGGTCATGGTCATCATCGGTCTGTACGTCCGTCTCAAGCTCGAAGAGACCCCGGTGTTCAAACTCGCCGTCGAACGCGGTCAGAAGGTCAAGACACCGCTCGCGGAGGTCTTCAGGACCAGCTGGCGTCAGCTGATCATCGGCACGTTCGTCATGCTCGCGACCTACACGCTCTTCTACATCATGACGACGTGGGTGGTCAGCTACGGCACCGGCAAGGTCTCGGACGTGAACGGCCCGAAGATCACCATCGCGTACACGGAGTTCCTCGAACTGCAGCTCATCGCGGTGCTCTTCTTTGCCGCGCTGATTCCGGTCGCAGGACGGCTCGCCGACAAGTACGGGCGGCGCCCGACGCTCATCGTCATCACCAGCGCGATCGTCGTGTTCGGGTTGTCGTTCAACTGGTTCGCAGCGCCCGAGAGCGCATCGGCCGGACGCATGCTGGTCTTCATGTGCGTCGGTCTAGGGCTGATGGGTCTGACATTCGGACCGATGAGCGCCGTTCTGCCGGAGCTGTTCCCGACCAACGTGCGCTACACGGGTTCGGGAATCTCGTACAACACCAGCTCGATCCTCGGTGCCGCTGTGGCGCCGTTCATCGCCACCTGGCTCGTGTCGAGCTACGGCGTCGGCTGGGTGGGCGTATACCTCGCCATCGTCGCCGCGCTGACGCTCGCAGCGTTGATCGTCATGAAGGAAACCAGGGATCAGCAGCTCGAGAACGTCTGA
- the marP gene encoding acid resistance serine protease MarP, translating to MTGSTWVDVVVVGVALLAASSGWRQGAVASAMAFLGVVLGAVAGILIAPHVLEHVDGSRLRVFVGIGLIVVLVIVGEVSGMVLGRALRSGMHSRGARSVDSVVGAGLQAVAVLAAAWLLAIPLTSSSQPDVASAVRGSKVLGKVDEAAPQWLREVPKEFSALLDTSGLPDVIGPFGRTPVANVEPPDPALQASPVVQQLHESVLKISGVAPSCQKALEGSGFVVAPEMVMTNAHVVAGTDGITVDSLGTVLDAEVVLFDPEEDVAILRVPGLQAPVLNFVDNPATSGESAIVLGYPGGGPYTASPARVREVLNLSGPDIYRTGTVERQVYTVRGTVRQGNSGGPLVSENGQILGLVFGAAVDDPDTGFVLTADEIADELQQSLSSPVPVGTGACIL from the coding sequence GTGACGGGCTCCACGTGGGTCGACGTCGTCGTTGTCGGGGTAGCGTTGCTGGCGGCGTCCTCGGGGTGGCGACAGGGCGCGGTGGCGTCGGCGATGGCGTTTCTGGGTGTCGTGCTCGGTGCCGTCGCGGGAATTCTGATCGCACCGCACGTGCTCGAACACGTCGACGGGTCCAGGTTGCGAGTGTTCGTCGGCATCGGATTGATCGTGGTCCTCGTGATCGTCGGCGAAGTGTCCGGCATGGTGCTCGGGCGTGCGCTGCGCAGCGGAATGCATTCCCGCGGAGCGCGATCGGTCGACAGCGTCGTCGGAGCCGGCCTGCAGGCCGTAGCGGTCCTCGCGGCCGCGTGGCTGCTGGCGATTCCGCTGACGTCGTCGTCTCAGCCGGATGTCGCAAGCGCCGTGCGTGGTTCGAAGGTGTTGGGGAAGGTCGACGAGGCTGCGCCGCAATGGCTTCGGGAAGTTCCGAAGGAATTCTCGGCGTTGCTCGACACCTCGGGTCTTCCCGACGTCATCGGACCGTTCGGACGCACCCCGGTCGCGAACGTCGAGCCGCCCGACCCCGCTCTGCAGGCGAGTCCGGTTGTCCAACAGCTTCACGAGAGCGTTCTCAAGATCAGCGGCGTCGCACCGAGCTGCCAGAAGGCGCTCGAAGGTTCCGGTTTCGTCGTCGCACCCGAGATGGTGATGACCAACGCCCACGTCGTCGCGGGCACCGACGGCATCACTGTCGACTCGCTCGGAACTGTTCTCGATGCCGAGGTCGTGCTCTTCGATCCGGAGGAGGACGTCGCGATTCTGCGTGTGCCGGGTCTGCAAGCGCCGGTGCTGAACTTCGTCGACAACCCAGCAACATCTGGGGAGAGCGCAATCGTGCTCGGCTACCCAGGCGGAGGCCCGTACACGGCGAGCCCCGCACGAGTTCGTGAAGTACTGAACCTCAGCGGACCCGACATCTACCGCACCGGCACCGTCGAACGGCAGGTCTACACCGTCCGCGGAACCGTTCGGCAGGGCAACTCCGGCGGACCACTCGTCTCGGAGAACGGACAGATTCTCGGCCTCGTTTTCGGTGCAGCCGTCGACGATCCCGACACCGGCTTCGTCCTCACAGCCGACGAAATCGCCGACGAACTGCAGCAGAGTCTGTCGAGTCCGGTCCCCGTCGGAACGGGAGCCTGCATTCTGTAG
- a CDS encoding alpha/beta fold hydrolase, with protein MIQPDPSTVRFAGPWTHRDIHANGIRFHVVETATAPPDAPLVVLLHGFADFWWSWRHQLTALSAAGYRAVAVDLRGYGDTDKPPRGYDGWTLAGDVVGLIRALGYGQATLVGHADGGLVCWATAALHPRMVTSIGLVGSPHPIALRRAVLKNKAQRRALLPFFLRYQVPLVPERTLTKAGGDAVEQLFRSRTSPSWQGTEEFADASTHMRSAIRIAGAAHCALEYQRWAFRSQFRSDGRRFMQAMDEELKIPVLQIRGELDPYVLARTVEGDARWAPRRRLHTVLGAGHYAHQEAPDEVTEQLKELL; from the coding sequence ATGATCCAGCCAGACCCGTCGACCGTCCGCTTCGCGGGTCCGTGGACGCACCGCGACATCCACGCGAATGGAATCCGCTTCCACGTCGTGGAGACGGCCACCGCTCCGCCCGACGCGCCGCTGGTGGTGTTGCTCCACGGTTTCGCTGATTTCTGGTGGTCGTGGCGCCACCAGCTGACCGCACTGTCGGCCGCGGGCTATCGCGCGGTGGCCGTCGACCTTCGCGGATACGGGGACACCGACAAACCACCACGCGGATACGACGGCTGGACGCTCGCCGGTGACGTCGTCGGTCTCATTCGCGCACTCGGTTACGGACAGGCCACGCTCGTCGGGCATGCCGACGGCGGACTCGTGTGCTGGGCGACGGCTGCGCTTCATCCCCGGATGGTCACGTCCATCGGGTTGGTCGGCTCGCCTCATCCAATCGCGTTACGCAGGGCTGTCCTGAAGAACAAGGCTCAACGACGGGCCCTGCTGCCGTTCTTCCTGCGCTACCAAGTACCGCTCGTTCCGGAGCGGACGCTGACGAAGGCCGGGGGCGACGCGGTCGAACAGCTCTTCAGGTCGCGCACGAGCCCGTCTTGGCAGGGCACCGAAGAATTCGCCGATGCGTCGACGCACATGCGGTCCGCAATTCGGATCGCCGGTGCCGCACATTGTGCGCTGGAGTATCAGCGCTGGGCGTTCAGAAGCCAGTTCCGCTCGGACGGCCGACGCTTCATGCAGGCAATGGACGAGGAATTGAAGATCCCTGTTCTGCAGATCCGCGGCGAGCTCGATCCGTACGTCCTGGCCCGTACGGTCGAGGGCGATGCCCGGTGGGCACCTCGACGCAGGCTCCACACCGTCCTCGGTGCCGGGCACTACGCGCACCAGGAAGCACCGGACGAGGTCACCGAGCAGCTGAAGGAATTGCTCTAG
- a CDS encoding phage holin family protein: MSETNRGSSAGYRDGVPNTISSIPLSDVDYRAPGTGTIGNLVKDATTQVSTLVRAEVELAKAEVTGEIKKGLQGSLFFLLALAVLIFSAFFFFFFAAETLDIWLPRWASFLIVFVVMLLTAAIFGLLGYLRVKKLRKPEKTIDSLKQASTVLPNQHESTPGIPGYKK, translated from the coding sequence TTGAGCGAGACCAATCGCGGCAGTAGCGCGGGCTACCGAGACGGAGTACCGAACACAATTTCGTCCATCCCGCTGTCGGATGTCGACTACCGCGCGCCAGGCACCGGGACTATCGGCAACCTCGTCAAGGACGCGACGACGCAGGTCTCCACCCTGGTACGCGCCGAGGTCGAACTCGCCAAGGCCGAGGTCACCGGTGAGATCAAGAAGGGCTTGCAGGGCAGCCTGTTCTTTCTTCTCGCACTCGCCGTTCTGATCTTCAGCGCTTTCTTCTTCTTCTTCTTCGCAGCCGAGACCCTCGACATCTGGCTGCCCCGATGGGCGTCGTTCCTGATCGTTTTCGTGGTGATGCTGTTGACCGCTGCGATCTTCGGCCTTCTCGGTTATCTCCGGGTCAAGAAGCTGCGCAAGCCCGAGAAGACGATCGATTCGCTCAAGCAGGCGTCGACCGTACTGCCGAACCAGCACGAGTCCACCCCCGGCATCCCCGGTTACAAGAAGTAG